In Leptospira kirschneri serovar Cynopteri str. 3522 CT, one DNA window encodes the following:
- a CDS encoding ABC-F family ATP-binding cassette domain-containing protein: MIKISGLNKAFTTKVLFDDLNLSINRGEKVGLVGRNGHGKSTLFQMILGNVEADSGTISTPKGYKIGHLQQHLHFTKPTVLEECSLGLPEGEEYETWKVEKILFGLGFSEQDMEKNPNDFSGGYQIRMNLAKLLVSSPDMLMLDEPNNYLDIVTIRWLEEFLREWEGEIILVTHDRGFMDAVVTHTIAIHRTKAIKVQGDTDKLYNQINQSEEIYEKTRLNEAKKRKQEEIFIAKFKAKASFASRAQSRVKKLEKQGEMKALEKIEDLELYFNSAPFNANQMLSAENLTFSYDGKEPFLIENFSISVGNRERICIIGKNGKGKSTLLKILAGELETSQGTIKKHPVLKEGYFGQTNKLNLNENSTVVEEIMSSDPSCNEWKARTIAGGLMFSEDQALKKIKVLSGGEKSRVLLGKILVTPCHLLYLDEPTNHLDMQSCDSLIEAIDEFEGSIIMVTHDELHLRAVATKLIVFDNDSIQIFDGSYDDFLNDVGWSNEHY, translated from the coding sequence ATGATAAAAATTTCCGGCCTGAACAAGGCATTTACAACTAAAGTTCTTTTTGACGACTTGAACTTGAGTATCAATCGAGGAGAAAAAGTCGGACTTGTAGGTCGCAACGGACATGGAAAATCCACTCTTTTTCAGATGATACTTGGAAACGTAGAAGCGGATTCAGGAACGATTTCCACACCTAAAGGATATAAAATTGGACATCTGCAACAGCACCTTCATTTTACAAAACCAACTGTATTAGAAGAATGTTCTCTTGGACTTCCCGAGGGAGAAGAATACGAAACTTGGAAAGTAGAAAAAATCCTTTTCGGTCTGGGTTTTTCCGAACAGGACATGGAAAAAAATCCAAACGATTTTTCGGGGGGTTATCAGATTCGGATGAATCTTGCAAAACTTCTAGTCTCCTCTCCCGACATGCTGATGTTAGACGAACCGAATAACTATCTAGATATAGTAACAATCCGCTGGCTCGAAGAATTTTTAAGGGAATGGGAAGGAGAAATCATATTAGTAACTCATGATAGAGGATTTATGGATGCAGTAGTCACTCATACAATTGCGATTCATAGAACTAAAGCAATCAAAGTTCAAGGTGATACAGATAAACTTTACAATCAGATCAATCAATCCGAAGAAATTTACGAAAAAACTCGTTTGAACGAGGCTAAAAAAAGAAAACAAGAAGAGATATTCATCGCAAAATTTAAAGCAAAAGCGAGTTTTGCGAGCCGGGCTCAGTCCAGAGTCAAAAAATTAGAAAAACAAGGCGAAATGAAAGCCTTAGAAAAAATAGAAGATCTGGAATTATATTTCAACAGCGCTCCATTCAATGCAAATCAGATGTTGTCTGCGGAAAATCTTACCTTTTCCTATGACGGCAAGGAACCGTTTCTGATAGAAAATTTTTCCATCAGCGTAGGCAATAGAGAAAGAATTTGTATCATCGGTAAAAACGGAAAAGGGAAATCCACACTTCTCAAAATTTTAGCGGGCGAATTAGAAACCTCTCAAGGAACGATCAAAAAACATCCGGTTTTAAAAGAAGGTTACTTCGGCCAGACCAACAAACTCAATCTAAACGAAAACTCAACTGTGGTGGAAGAAATTATGAGTTCCGACCCTTCCTGCAACGAATGGAAGGCTAGAACAATCGCAGGTGGATTGATGTTTTCAGAAGATCAAGCTTTGAAAAAAATCAAAGTACTTTCCGGAGGAGAAAAAAGCAGAGTGCTTCTCGGCAAAATATTAGTGACTCCTTGTCATCTGCTTTATCTGGACGAACCAACAAATCACCTAGATATGCAGTCTTGCGATTCTCTGATAGAAGCCATAGATGAATTCGAAGGTTCCATCATTATGGTGACTCATGACGAACTACATCTTCGTGCAGTTGCTACAAAACTGATCGTATTCGATAACGATTCGATTCAAATTTTCGACGGTTCCTATGACGACTTTCTAAACGACGTAGGATGGTCCAACGAACACTATTAA
- a CDS encoding aldo/keto reductase yields the protein MNNKENSLKQTVTLNNGISMPILGLGVWKTKSGKECKEAVLNALEAGYRHIDTARIYDNEKDVGQAIRESGIPRKEIFITTKLWNADQGPDKTRKALENSLDKLGIDFVDLYLIHFPVTSKRMNSWKELEKVYHDKLCKAIGVSNYTITHLGELLKDSQITPAVNQVEFHPFLNQIHLLEYCKKHKIQLEAYSPLAHGQKIEDPTISKIAQKYDKTPAQILIRWAIEQKIVVIPKSTQKKRIIENSKVFDFAISEEDMKILNSLDENFRTCWDPSEVV from the coding sequence ATGAATAATAAAGAGAATTCGCTTAAACAAACGGTAACGCTCAATAACGGAATTTCTATGCCGATTTTAGGACTTGGAGTTTGGAAAACTAAATCCGGCAAAGAATGCAAAGAAGCGGTTTTAAACGCTTTAGAAGCGGGTTATCGTCATATCGATACGGCCAGAATTTATGACAATGAAAAAGATGTGGGTCAAGCGATTCGAGAAAGCGGAATTCCAAGAAAAGAAATTTTTATCACTACAAAACTTTGGAACGCAGATCAAGGGCCGGATAAAACTAGAAAGGCACTCGAAAACAGTCTTGATAAATTAGGAATCGATTTTGTGGATCTTTATCTCATTCATTTTCCGGTAACTTCTAAAAGAATGAATTCTTGGAAAGAATTGGAAAAAGTTTACCATGATAAACTCTGTAAAGCAATCGGAGTCAGCAACTATACGATCACCCATCTCGGAGAATTATTGAAAGATTCTCAAATTACTCCCGCAGTCAATCAAGTTGAGTTTCATCCGTTTTTAAATCAGATTCACTTATTAGAATATTGTAAAAAACATAAAATCCAACTCGAAGCTTATAGCCCGCTGGCACACGGTCAAAAAATAGAAGATCCTACGATCTCTAAAATTGCGCAAAAATACGATAAAACTCCGGCTCAGATTTTGATTCGTTGGGCCATTGAACAAAAAATTGTAGTCATTCCAAAATCCACTCAAAAAAAAAGAATCATCGAAAATTCTAAAGTTTTTGATTTTGCAATTTCGGAAGAAGATATGAAAATTCTAAATTCATTGGACGAAAATTTCAGAACCTGTTGGGATCCTTCGGAAGTTGTTTAA
- a CDS encoding GAF domain-containing SpoIIE family protein phosphatase, which translates to MPQTVLEFQKLKSILNVSTIFTANLDLYQLLPLIMLYSKDLLEAEASSLFLLDETGEFLYCEVTLGEKGEIIQKYGRLNLGEGIAGWVAKEKKTIILEDAYLDSRFNPSWDQKTGYRTRSLICVPLFVENKVIGTLEILNKTQNRSFDSSDLNYLTSLSEVAAIAIQNAKIHDNLKKRILELSLLYEFEKRIVSEKSIHELGNWVLQRILEFLEARTGTIYLADHTNQTLRILAAKGIPKEAVQTITVPFGEGVAGWIAKEKKSLLIQNLEEDNRYDKNARYKFEANSLISSPLIYRNELLGVISVNSKKSGFAFHQNDLEMLDTIANRLALTIKNADLFHKVVDSDRELQRAREVMSKFIPTAIPYIKNLEVSAQYIPYSNVGGDFYNIFRLDPERTGFLIADVSGHGLSASAIAAMMNTIISTYDKEILSSPSQFFTELNHALYNKMVGNFVTAFYCVINTDQNTILYSNAGHNHPLLLQNSTDNLTPLETKGKLIGVIPDLFFEENRVDFDSGDRLVLYTDGISEHYSEDRTKRYNEELISISIHRSVSKTSKEAASQIISDCIEFCNRSKFDDDVTLLVVDRLK; encoded by the coding sequence ATGCCTCAGACCGTTTTGGAATTTCAAAAACTAAAAAGTATCTTAAACGTCAGTACGATCTTTACAGCGAACTTAGATCTCTATCAACTTTTACCTTTGATTATGCTTTATTCCAAGGATCTTCTAGAAGCGGAGGCAAGTTCCTTATTTCTTCTAGATGAAACCGGAGAATTTTTATATTGCGAAGTGACTCTCGGCGAAAAAGGAGAAATCATTCAAAAATATGGACGTCTTAATTTAGGAGAAGGAATTGCGGGTTGGGTCGCCAAAGAGAAAAAAACGATCATATTAGAAGACGCTTATTTGGATTCTAGATTCAATCCTTCTTGGGATCAAAAAACCGGTTATAGAACGCGCTCTTTAATATGTGTTCCTTTGTTTGTGGAAAATAAAGTTATCGGAACTCTTGAAATTCTAAACAAAACGCAAAACCGTTCTTTTGATTCCTCCGATTTAAATTATCTTACTTCTCTTTCCGAAGTGGCAGCGATCGCGATACAGAACGCAAAAATACACGATAATCTCAAAAAGAGAATTTTAGAACTTTCCCTTCTTTATGAATTTGAAAAACGAATCGTTTCCGAAAAAAGTATTCATGAATTAGGCAATTGGGTTTTACAAAGAATATTAGAATTTTTAGAAGCAAGAACCGGGACCATCTATCTTGCGGATCATACAAACCAAACCCTAAGAATTTTAGCAGCCAAAGGAATTCCGAAAGAAGCGGTTCAAACAATTACGGTTCCTTTTGGAGAAGGTGTTGCCGGTTGGATCGCCAAAGAGAAGAAAAGTCTTCTTATCCAGAATTTGGAGGAAGACAATCGTTACGATAAGAACGCAAGATATAAGTTCGAAGCAAATTCTCTCATCTCTTCTCCTTTAATTTATAGAAACGAACTTTTAGGAGTTATTAGCGTTAATAGTAAAAAGTCCGGTTTTGCGTTTCATCAAAACGATTTGGAAATGTTGGACACGATTGCCAATAGGCTTGCTCTAACGATTAAAAATGCAGATCTATTTCACAAAGTAGTAGATTCGGATCGTGAGTTGCAAAGAGCCAGAGAAGTCATGTCTAAGTTCATTCCAACTGCAATCCCTTATATAAAAAATTTGGAAGTTAGCGCACAGTATATTCCCTATTCGAATGTAGGAGGAGATTTTTATAACATATTTAGATTGGATCCAGAACGAACCGGGTTTTTAATCGCGGACGTTTCCGGTCACGGTCTTTCGGCTTCTGCAATCGCTGCGATGATGAACACAATCATTTCCACTTACGATAAAGAAATTCTTTCGAGTCCTTCTCAATTTTTTACAGAACTCAATCACGCTCTTTATAATAAGATGGTCGGAAATTTTGTAACCGCGTTTTATTGTGTGATCAACACCGATCAAAATACAATTCTTTATTCCAACGCAGGACACAATCATCCTTTACTTTTACAAAACTCTACCGACAATCTGACTCCTTTAGAAACGAAGGGTAAATTGATCGGAGTCATTCCGGATCTTTTTTTCGAGGAGAACCGGGTTGATTTCGACTCCGGTGACAGACTGGTATTGTATACGGATGGTATTTCCGAACATTATTCCGAGGACAGAACCAAACGTTATAACGAAGAGTTGATTTCTATTTCGATTCATAGGTCCGTTTCTAAAACTTCAAAGGAAGCCGCGTCTCAAATTATTTCGGATTGTATCGAATTTTGCAACCGTTCTAAGTTTGACGACGATGTTACTCTTCTTGTAGTCGATCGTTTAAAGTAA
- a CDS encoding metallophosphoesterase has translation MENQISRFLIFLTVFTFIIGLGYTYTGFRLIPNLSNQGWISWLGWTLIVLFTLSIPVSYYISLTSKREGIQTAFSYLAFTGLGFFTILFSLVLLKDITTVSFYGLSKFFPSQNTIESETAELIQRKEFLNRVLSFSVLGLAGGLTGIGFYQAHKKLKVILVEVIEKNLHTSLDGFRIVQISDVHIGPTIKKSFLESVVKRINELEPDLVAITGDLVDGPVSKLGHHITPLANLKSKHGTFFVTGNHEYYSGVLSWIRELEKHGIRVLLNENKILEHGKASLTLAGVTDLKAGTILEEHKTDPYRAMKGGEKTDYKILLAHQPNSVFEGAEAGFDLQLSGHTHGGQYFPGNLLIYLAQKFVAGLHKHKDTWIYVSRGTGYWGPPIRLGAPSEISVIQLKKNS, from the coding sequence ATGGAAAATCAAATCTCTCGTTTTCTTATTTTTCTTACGGTGTTTACGTTCATTATCGGGTTGGGTTATACGTATACAGGCTTTCGTTTAATTCCAAATTTAAGTAATCAAGGATGGATTTCTTGGTTAGGGTGGACTCTGATCGTATTGTTCACCTTAAGTATTCCGGTGAGCTATTATATCAGTCTGACTTCCAAACGAGAAGGAATTCAAACCGCTTTTTCCTATCTGGCGTTTACTGGACTCGGTTTTTTTACGATCTTATTCAGTTTGGTATTGTTAAAAGACATTACCACCGTGTCTTTTTACGGACTTAGTAAATTTTTTCCGAGTCAGAATACCATAGAAAGTGAAACCGCAGAATTGATACAAAGAAAAGAATTTCTAAATAGGGTTTTAAGTTTTTCGGTACTTGGACTTGCGGGGGGATTGACCGGAATCGGATTTTATCAGGCGCATAAAAAGTTAAAAGTGATTTTGGTAGAAGTAATAGAAAAAAATCTACATACGTCCTTAGACGGATTTAGAATTGTTCAGATTTCTGACGTTCACATAGGACCTACGATTAAAAAAAGTTTTTTAGAATCTGTAGTTAAAAGAATCAATGAACTGGAACCGGATTTGGTGGCAATTACCGGAGATTTGGTAGATGGGCCCGTAAGTAAACTAGGGCATCATATTACACCTCTTGCAAATCTAAAATCTAAACACGGAACCTTCTTTGTAACTGGAAATCACGAATATTATTCGGGTGTACTTTCTTGGATTCGGGAATTGGAAAAACACGGAATCCGAGTATTGTTAAACGAAAATAAAATTTTAGAACACGGTAAGGCTAGCCTAACACTTGCGGGAGTTACTGATTTAAAAGCGGGAACAATTCTTGAGGAACACAAAACAGATCCGTATCGTGCAATGAAAGGTGGGGAAAAAACGGATTATAAAATATTACTCGCTCATCAACCCAATAGCGTCTTTGAAGGGGCGGAAGCCGGATTTGATCTACAGTTGTCCGGACATACTCACGGAGGACAATACTTTCCGGGTAATCTACTAATCTATTTGGCGCAGAAGTTTGTAGCGGGACTTCATAAACATAAGGATACTTGGATCTACGTAAGTCGTGGAACCGGATATTGGGGACCGCCGATACGACTCGGAGCGCCTTCCGAAATCAGCGTGATTCAATTGAAGAAAAATTCTTAA
- the ispG gene encoding (E)-4-hydroxy-3-methylbut-2-enyl-diphosphate synthase, with product MNFRYNQTPFGYQRRRSREVKVGDVKVGGNNPIVIQSMINSDTTDTQGSVKQILELERAGCEIVRLTVPSQADADNLPSIRQELKKAGSKVPLVADIHFTPSVAMKAVEYVEKVRINPGNFADKKKFVVRDYTDSEYNEELERISTVFSPLVLRCKELGVSMRIGTNHGSLSDRIMNRYGDTPLGMVESALEFIHIAESLGYYDIIVSMKASNPQVMVQAYRMLASRFNELKMDYPLHLGVTEAGDGNDGRIKSAIGIGSLLEDGLGDTIRVSLTEDPVLEVPVAKLLADKFNKKTSNQNSAKGYSEFRNPFSYNRFYSSEIKFAQFEAGENHPVRVETILPFENSNSFLANVAKLYQYGKPLSIEPESILVDSPLPDQLKEISEAAAALSIPVGILLSKNVSLNEKLQKELLSFPKIVFDPFLQFQDGEKMLSFLKERQYAGLFSEIHTSGDKIDFLRGLPDTLSEIGIKNVLFSLDSKEILYDYRKLGNILSNFEFPILLHGSFSNPEEALYNSAIGIGGLLIDGIGDLIRISTPKIKDIEEIFQLSYDLLQGTRLRLTKTEYISCPSCGRTLFDLQETTARIKSRTGHLKGVKIAVMGCIVNGPGEMADADFGYVGAGPGKVHLYRGKEIVLKNVPSEIADEKLVQLIKDNGLWSDPSND from the coding sequence ATGAATTTTAGATACAATCAAACACCTTTCGGTTATCAAAGAAGAAGATCCAGAGAAGTCAAAGTAGGAGACGTCAAAGTAGGCGGAAATAATCCGATCGTCATCCAATCTATGATCAATAGCGATACCACGGATACACAAGGTTCCGTAAAACAAATTCTGGAACTGGAACGAGCCGGTTGTGAAATTGTAAGACTTACAGTTCCCTCTCAAGCGGACGCAGACAATCTTCCTTCGATTCGACAAGAACTGAAAAAAGCGGGTAGTAAAGTTCCTCTCGTTGCGGACATTCACTTTACTCCTAGCGTCGCGATGAAAGCTGTCGAATATGTGGAAAAAGTAAGAATCAATCCTGGCAATTTTGCAGATAAGAAAAAATTTGTAGTCAGAGATTATACGGACTCTGAATACAACGAAGAATTGGAAAGAATTTCGACAGTATTTTCCCCTCTCGTTTTACGTTGTAAAGAATTAGGAGTTTCGATGAGGATCGGAACCAACCACGGTTCTCTTTCCGATCGGATCATGAACCGATACGGCGACACTCCTCTGGGTATGGTTGAATCCGCTCTCGAATTTATACATATCGCAGAAAGTTTAGGATATTATGATATTATTGTAAGTATGAAAGCTTCCAATCCTCAGGTCATGGTTCAAGCCTATAGAATGCTCGCTTCCAGATTTAACGAACTAAAAATGGATTATCCTTTACATTTAGGAGTTACCGAAGCGGGAGATGGTAATGACGGAAGAATTAAATCTGCCATAGGTATCGGTTCTCTTTTAGAAGACGGCCTAGGAGATACAATTCGGGTTTCTCTTACAGAAGATCCTGTTTTAGAAGTGCCGGTTGCAAAACTTCTTGCAGACAAATTTAACAAAAAAACTTCGAACCAAAATTCCGCAAAAGGTTATTCCGAATTTAGAAATCCTTTCTCTTATAATCGATTTTATAGCAGTGAAATCAAGTTCGCCCAGTTCGAAGCGGGAGAAAATCATCCGGTACGAGTGGAAACGATTTTACCTTTCGAAAATTCAAACTCATTTTTAGCAAACGTTGCAAAACTTTATCAGTATGGAAAACCTCTTTCAATAGAACCGGAAAGCATTTTAGTTGATTCTCCCTTACCCGATCAATTGAAAGAAATTTCTGAAGCGGCGGCGGCGTTGTCTATTCCGGTGGGGATCCTTCTTTCTAAAAACGTTTCTTTAAACGAGAAACTTCAAAAAGAACTTCTTAGTTTTCCTAAGATCGTATTCGATCCGTTTCTTCAATTTCAAGACGGAGAAAAGATGTTATCTTTTCTGAAAGAAAGACAATACGCTGGGCTTTTTTCGGAAATTCACACGAGTGGCGATAAAATTGATTTTCTCAGAGGACTTCCAGATACGTTATCCGAAATAGGAATCAAAAACGTTTTATTTTCTCTGGATTCCAAAGAAATTTTATACGACTATAGAAAATTAGGAAACATTCTAAGTAATTTTGAATTTCCGATTCTTCTTCACGGCTCTTTTTCCAATCCGGAAGAAGCTTTGTACAATTCCGCAATCGGCATAGGCGGACTTTTGATAGACGGCATCGGAGATCTGATCCGAATCTCTACTCCCAAAATCAAAGACATCGAAGAAATATTCCAACTTTCTTATGATCTTTTACAAGGCACCAGACTTCGTTTAACAAAAACGGAATATATTTCCTGCCCTTCTTGCGGTAGAACCCTTTTTGATCTTCAGGAAACTACGGCCAGAATCAAATCCAGAACCGGTCATCTCAAGGGTGTTAAAATTGCGGTGATGGGTTGTATTGTAAACGGTCCTGGTGAAATGGCAGATGCAGATTTCGGCTATGTGGGTGCCGGTCCGGGCAAAGTCCATCTCTATCGAGGAAAAGAAATCGTTCTAAAAAACGTTCCCAGTGAAATCGCGGATGAAAAGTTAGTACAACTCATCAAAGACAACGGACTTTGGTCGGATCCCTCTAATGATTAG
- a CDS encoding zinc-dependent alcohol dehydrogenase family protein, which translates to MKVYEIQNQFGLENLKISERPDPVPVQGEVLVRFRAASLNYRDYLMAIGKYNPKQKLPLIPLSDGAGEVVQVGPGVTRWKIGDKICANFAQTWFDGAPEKDMLKNTLGGPLDGTLCEYRIFKEEGLVPMPENLSFAEASTLPCAALTAYTAIVTHGNIQPGATVVVQGTGGVSIFALQFAKMMGCRVIATSSSEEKLAKVKELGADEVINYKEKTNWDREVRKITEMKGADLVIEVGGAGTLQKSISSTKPWGTIALIGVLAGGESNNLSLFPILMQGIRIQGIIVGNKRNFEDMNCAIETNKIKPVVDHVYSFEEVPKAFESLKAGKHFGKVCIEI; encoded by the coding sequence ATGAAAGTTTACGAAATTCAAAATCAATTTGGCCTGGAAAATTTAAAAATTTCAGAACGCCCCGATCCGGTTCCAGTACAAGGAGAAGTGCTCGTTCGTTTTAGGGCCGCTTCTTTAAATTATAGAGATTATTTAATGGCGATAGGTAAATACAATCCTAAACAAAAACTACCTTTGATACCTCTTTCCGATGGAGCGGGGGAAGTAGTTCAAGTTGGTCCAGGAGTTACTCGTTGGAAGATAGGGGATAAGATATGTGCGAATTTCGCTCAGACTTGGTTCGATGGCGCTCCGGAAAAAGATATGTTAAAAAATACTCTAGGGGGTCCGTTAGACGGAACACTCTGCGAATACAGAATTTTTAAAGAGGAAGGTCTGGTTCCAATGCCTGAAAATCTTTCTTTTGCAGAAGCTTCTACACTTCCTTGTGCCGCTCTGACTGCTTACACCGCGATTGTAACTCACGGAAACATACAACCTGGAGCTACCGTAGTCGTTCAAGGGACCGGAGGTGTTTCTATCTTTGCATTACAATTTGCTAAAATGATGGGATGTAGAGTCATTGCTACTTCTTCAAGCGAAGAAAAATTGGCAAAAGTAAAAGAATTAGGGGCAGACGAAGTCATCAACTACAAGGAAAAAACAAACTGGGATAGAGAAGTTCGTAAAATAACGGAAATGAAAGGCGCTGATCTTGTCATCGAAGTGGGAGGTGCGGGTACTTTACAAAAATCGATTTCTAGTACAAAACCTTGGGGAACGATCGCATTGATCGGGGTTTTAGCTGGAGGAGAGAGTAATAACTTATCTCTATTTCCGATTTTGATGCAGGGAATTCGGATTCAGGGAATTATCGTAGGAAATAAAAGAAACTTCGAAGATATGAATTGTGCAATCGAGACAAACAAGATCAAACCAGTAGTGGATCACGTTTATTCTTTTGAAGAGGTTCCTAAAGCTTTTGAAAGCCTAAAAGCAGGAAAACATTTTGGAAAGGTTTGTATCGAAATTTAG
- a CDS encoding flavin-containing monooxygenase, with amino-acid sequence MKSNARVCVVGAGPSGIAAGKNCVEYGLDVVIFEKNDKVGGNWVFNAKTGHSSVYENTHIISSKVWSEYEDFPMPEDYPEYPNHKQLQAYFESYAKHFGVYKKIRFHHTIQKITRTPNEEWKVEYTNASKKKKVEFFDVLMIANGHHWDPKYPEYEGKFTGKFLHSHDFKGVTNEWKGKDILVIGAGNSACDVAVESARVANSVKLSMRSPQWFFPKFLFGMPSDVFAARTPNWIPSIIKQFALSKLIYILQGSYKNYGLPENKNLALSHHPTLNSDLLDFIRHGRINPRPAIKKLHGKEVEFIDGTRERFDIICACTGFWTTFPFFDKSFIDFQHVEKIPLFRKMIHNDYQNLYFIGLFQPVGCIWPMADYQAKLACLEILGKYKRPKNLKASIQYEIDHPHFTFEGGQRHAVEVDYHSFRKELRLELLKAGVDIGKPPGGNKSLYKNFPKAAG; translated from the coding sequence ATGAAATCGAACGCTAGAGTTTGTGTAGTAGGTGCTGGACCAAGCGGAATTGCCGCTGGAAAGAATTGTGTCGAATACGGTTTAGACGTAGTAATTTTCGAAAAAAACGATAAAGTCGGTGGGAACTGGGTTTTCAACGCCAAAACCGGTCATTCCAGCGTCTACGAAAATACTCATATCATCAGCTCTAAGGTTTGGTCCGAATATGAAGACTTTCCAATGCCCGAAGACTATCCCGAATATCCAAATCACAAACAACTTCAAGCTTATTTTGAATCTTATGCAAAACACTTCGGAGTCTATAAGAAAATTCGATTTCATCATACCATTCAAAAAATTACAAGAACGCCTAACGAAGAATGGAAAGTAGAATACACGAACGCTTCTAAAAAGAAGAAGGTGGAATTTTTCGATGTCCTTATGATTGCAAACGGACATCACTGGGATCCTAAATATCCAGAATATGAAGGTAAGTTTACCGGTAAATTTTTACATTCTCATGATTTCAAAGGTGTTACAAACGAATGGAAAGGAAAAGATATTTTAGTCATCGGAGCCGGTAATTCAGCTTGTGACGTTGCGGTCGAATCGGCAAGAGTTGCAAACAGCGTAAAGTTATCAATGCGAAGTCCCCAATGGTTTTTTCCGAAATTTCTTTTTGGTATGCCTTCCGACGTATTTGCCGCAAGAACTCCCAATTGGATTCCATCTATTATCAAACAATTCGCCCTTAGTAAGTTAATTTATATATTACAAGGTTCTTATAAAAACTACGGCCTTCCAGAAAACAAAAATCTAGCGCTCAGTCATCATCCAACTTTAAATTCTGATCTTCTGGATTTTATCCGTCACGGTAGAATCAACCCTCGTCCTGCGATCAAAAAATTACACGGTAAAGAAGTGGAATTTATAGACGGAACCAGAGAACGTTTCGACATCATCTGTGCTTGTACCGGTTTTTGGACTACGTTTCCTTTTTTTGATAAATCGTTTATCGATTTTCAACACGTTGAAAAAATTCCTCTCTTTCGCAAGATGATACACAACGATTATCAAAATTTATATTTTATCGGTTTGTTTCAACCCGTGGGTTGTATCTGGCCGATGGCAGATTATCAAGCCAAATTAGCTTGTTTGGAAATTTTAGGAAAATATAAACGTCCCAAAAATTTGAAGGCCTCAATTCAATACGAAATTGATCATCCTCACTTTACATTTGAAGGAGGCCAAAGACACGCGGTAGAAGTAGACTATCACTCTTTCCGTAAAGAACTTAGGCTGGAACTTCTAAAAGCGGGTGTTGATATTGGAAAACCTCCCGGCGGAAATAAATCTCTTTATAAAAATTTTCCGAAAGCCGCGGGTTAA